From a region of the Pseudanabaena sp. ABRG5-3 genome:
- a CDS encoding GAF domain-containing protein gives MNLKTISSQESLLLNNLEAVSFQSNLEEHTLLTVAQIALQIQTTLLKSSISYAQSVSGSLILKTTLKTTLETLTKYTGADEGSIFLIDEDGVIIESILARGPVTRDLKDSVISKVLDSGLAGWSLRYRQIGLIYDAITDDRWVQLPNQPYKARSALAVPLIYGVNIIGIITLTHSQANHFDEAIAAMMQYSMESIAAIILNAQLHAEYRPLGA, from the coding sequence ATGAACCTCAAGACGATCAGTTCACAGGAGTCGTTATTGCTCAATAACCTAGAAGCAGTTTCTTTTCAGAGCAATTTGGAAGAGCATACTTTGCTAACTGTGGCGCAAATTGCATTACAGATTCAGACAACTTTGCTCAAAAGCTCTATCTCCTATGCTCAGTCGGTAAGCGGTAGCCTCATTCTGAAAACTACACTCAAAACTACCTTAGAAACCCTAACTAAATATACTGGGGCAGATGAAGGGAGTATCTTTTTGATCGATGAAGATGGAGTAATCATCGAAAGTATTTTGGCAAGAGGCCCTGTAACTCGCGATCTTAAAGATTCGGTAATTTCTAAGGTTTTAGACAGTGGTTTAGCAGGATGGTCTTTGCGCTATCGCCAGATAGGACTTATCTACGATGCAATCACCGATGATCGCTGGGTGCAATTACCTAATCAACCATACAAGGCTCGCTCTGCTTTAGCAGTTCCTTTAATTTATGGCGTGAATATAATCGGAATTATTACCTTAACCCATTCTCAGGCTAACCATTTTGATGAGGCGATCGCTGCCATGATGCAGTACAGCATGGAAAGCATTGCCGCAATCATCCTCAATGCACAACTTCATGCAGAATATCGACCCTTAGGCGCATGA
- a CDS encoding Npun_F5560 family protein, with protein MNATVNNVATPSENAMTNTTANVAANLQQEINLLKVELEQKDLLVQQLSEELFRLVKGNTAFLPNVEIHEQHSEEMRFLEQKLAMVENQLMLTQAQIQERDREAVELRQTIQEMTDRNRMLEQVVQELPNIYRAKFAERIVPIKQKIEALQKENRQLHIELQSLSFRLSGRTTRRSNSQQRLELPRVMPSPALG; from the coding sequence ATGAACGCCACAGTAAATAACGTAGCAACTCCCTCTGAAAATGCAATGACAAATACAACTGCCAATGTAGCGGCAAATCTTCAGCAGGAAATAAATTTACTTAAGGTCGAGTTAGAACAAAAGGATCTGTTAGTTCAGCAGCTTTCAGAAGAGCTTTTTCGCTTGGTGAAGGGAAATACTGCCTTTTTACCTAATGTTGAGATACATGAGCAACATTCAGAGGAAATGCGCTTTTTAGAACAAAAACTGGCGATGGTTGAGAATCAACTCATGTTGACTCAAGCGCAAATCCAAGAACGCGATCGCGAAGCGGTCGAGTTGCGTCAAACTATCCAAGAAATGACTGATCGCAATCGGATGCTGGAACAAGTGGTGCAGGAGTTGCCCAATATTTATCGCGCTAAGTTTGCGGAACGCATTGTGCCAATCAAACAAAAGATCGAGGCTCTGCAAAAGGAAAATCGGCAACTACATATCGAGTTGCAAAGTCTCAGTTTCCGTCTTTCTGGTCGTACTACCCGTCGCTCTAACTCTCAGCAACGTCTAGAACTACCTAGAGTCATGCCATCACCAGCCCTAGGCTAA